A stretch of Rhododendron vialii isolate Sample 1 chromosome 4a, ASM3025357v1 DNA encodes these proteins:
- the LOC131322026 gene encoding uncharacterized protein LOC131322026 isoform X2, whose product MVKEGRNAVPKHPSNGWIYFFQEQSKMTKKSSSKRMSMSEIRAKWKALGDKAKQKYIEKAKLSSEVYKEQKVKETFTTRTQLKTACDIIRNLESQQVESVKAMGFGGLLRLKCTRLDRKLCEQLVSKFDPVSLCLYVHGKSPIITPLDVHHILGLPCEGKRVILKGNLSEILPLCETHCVGAQSSISLRHLENYVRNTKDNDDNFKVAFVLFIMGAVLCPTSELGVNRRFLHAVKDVSSISELNWSQFVLDFLAKGIQKYQDGRKVIRGCILFLMLFYFEHCTPAIDFISPCACRPSPRLVQWGDKEIRDRIRWLDQSSSGKLKIIVEDGVGKRGSAVDQGKEIGQNIPMERFQGIEELNSILKKLASIMETMDVGGKKTNENSLAAKVNMDMKGTPSPVVNEKKGKKELSFDSSISPLTNKEKDKKEQSSGHLTSPLKANQEENTKKPSLSHLTSPLKTNKEQDMKEPKIKPSSKRLRKMATNIGDIMSSTAPPTIGMNKRQKKCQQEIPRTTLKGSQPVKKNANKKPAMECQQEMARTGLKESQPEKKNANEKPPIGMVQELILRFVFDTTLSVRDQLCNFGISYATRSDFMSLRKNGWVVGEIINAVALRKTLIQSKRDPDALWPSWYLPTYLASYALNGGINSRTWVKYYGGSSRYTGILESMERVYIPINENNIHWFMCVVNFKHANVYVLDSLPSLSKPKVQNEKVLRVLEYLDDVIQHLGNNGCVMKAHKLPIKRLKWLPVQEPGSDDCGVHTAKYFDLEQFNEEEAVKLRFNSEEGRNNLILDLILCGENVIRNEVIRKAQEKYRNTRRII is encoded by the exons TCAATGAGTGAAATTCGTGCAAAGTGGAAAGCTTTAGGAGACAAAGCTAAACAAAAGTACATTGAAAAGGCTAAGCTAAGTTCCGAAGTGTACAAAGAGCAAAAGGTTAAG GAAACCTTTACTACAAGAACTCAACTTAAGACGGCATGTGATATTATACGCAATCTTGAATCGCAACAAGTGGAGAGTGTAAAGGCAATGGGATTTGGAGGTCTTTTGCGTTTGAAATGTACTAGGCTGGATAGAAAACTTTGTGAGCAGTTGGTTAGTAAATTTGATCCCGTATCACTTTGTTTATATGTGCATGGTAAGAGTCCCATAATTACACCATTAGATGTGCACCACATACTGGGATTGCCATGTGAAGGTAAAAGGGTGATCCTTAAAGGAAACCTTTCTGAAATACTTCCCTTGTGTGAGACACATTGTGTGGGTGCTCAAAGTTCAATTTCGTTGCGTCATTTGGAAAACTATGTAAGGAACACGAAAGACAACGATGATAATTTCAAGGTTGCATTTGTATTGTTCATTATGGGGGCTGTTCTCTGTCCAACGTCGGAATTGGGAGTCAATCGACGTTTTCTACATGCAGTAAAGGACGTGTCTTCTATTAGTGAATTAAATTGGAGCCAATTTGTGCTTGACTTTTTAGCCAAAGGCATACAAAAATACCAGGATGGACGAAAAGTGATCCGTGGCTGTATACTATTTCTAATG TTGTTCTATTTTGAACATTGCACGCCGGCCATAGATTTCATTTCTCCTTGTGCATGTCGGCCTTCACCTCGTCTCGTACAATGGGGAGATAAAGAGATTAGGGACAGGATACGCTGGCTTGATCAAAGCAGTTCTGGAAAG CTCAAAATCATTGTCGAGGATGGAGTTGGCAAGAGAGGGAGTGCCGTAGATCAAGGAAAGGAGATTGGCCAAAATATACCGATGGAGAGATTTCAAGGGATAGAAGAACTAAACAGTATTTTAAAGAAACTGGCGAGTATAATGGAAACAATGGATGTAGGGGGGAAGAAAACTAATGAGAATTCATTGGCGGCTAAAGTAAACATGGACATGAAAGGCACTCCTTCACCCGTTGTCAATGAGAAAAAAGGCAAGAAAGAGCTTTCATTTGATAGTTCGATATCTCCTTTGACAAATAAGGAAAAAGACAAGAAAGAACAATCTTCGGGTCATTTGACATCTCCTTTGAAGGCAAACcaagaagaaaatactaaaaagcCATCATTGAGTCATTTGACTTCTCCTTTGAAGACAAACAAGGAACAAGACATGAAGGAACCTAAAATTAAGCCTTCATCAAAGAGATTAAGAAAGATGGCCACTAATATTGGTGATATCATGTCTTCAACGGCTCCTCCAACTATTGGCATGAACAAGAGGCAAAAGAAATGCCAACAAGAAATACCTAGGACTACGTTGAAGGGATCTCAACCCGTGAAGAAAAATGCCAACAAG aaGCCTGCTATGGAATGCCAACAAGAAATGGCAAGGACTGGGTTGAAGGAATCTCAACCCGAGAAGAAAAATGCCAATGAG AAACCTCCTATAGGGATGGTACAAGAGTTGATCCTAAGATTTGTCTTTGACACAACGTTATCTGTAAG AGACCAACTTTGTAACTTTGGAATAAGCTATGCAACTCGCTCAGATTTTATGTCATTACGGAAGAATGGATGGGTTGTGGGTGAG ATCATAAATGCAGTTGCTTTGCGGAAAACTTTAATACAAAGTAAGAGAGACCCGGATGCATTATGGCCATCATGGTACTTGCCCACTTATTTAGCG AGTTATGCTCTCAATGGTGGTATTAATTCCCGCACTTGGGTAAAGTATTATGGTGGATCTAGTCGATACACAGGAATACTCGAATCGATGGAACGGGTGTACATCCCAATCAATGAAAACAACATTCATTGGTTTATGTGTGTTGTAAACTTCAAACATGCAAATGTGTATGTACTTGATTCATTACCTTCTCTGAGCAAACCCAAAGTACAAAACGAGAAGGTCCTGCGTGTGCTTGAATATTTGGATGATGTAATTCAACACTTGGGGAATAATGGATGTGTCATGAAAGCCCATAAGCTACCAATTAAAAGACTGAAATGGCTTCCAGTTCAAGAACCAGGTAGCGATGATTGTGGTGTGCACACTGCCAAGTACTTTGATTTGGAGCAATTTAATGAGGAAGAAGCCGTTAAG TTGAGATTCAATTCTGAAGAGGGTAGGAACAACTTGATTTTGGACTTGATCCTTTGTGGCGAGAACGTAATCAGGAATGAAGTCATCCGAAAGGCTCAAGAAAAATACCGCAACACTAGAAGGATAATATGA
- the LOC131322026 gene encoding uncharacterized protein LOC131322026 isoform X4, which translates to MVKEGRNAVPKHPSNGWIYFFQEQSKMTKKSSSKRMSMSEIRAKWKALGDKAKQKYIEKAKLSSEVYKEQKVKVDPQEDSKETFTTRTQLKTACDIIRNLESQQVESVKAMGFGGLLRLKCTRLDRKLCEQLVSKFDPVSLCLYVHGKSPIITPLDVHHILGLPCEGKRVILKGNLSEILPLCETHCVGAQSSISLRHLENYVRNTKDNDDNFKVAFVLFIMGAVLCPTSELGVNRRFLHAVKDVSSISELNWSQFVLDFLAKGIQKYQDGRKVIRGCILFLMLFYFEHCTPAIDFISPCACRPSPRLVQWGDKEIRDRIRWLDQSSSGKLKIIVEDGVGKRGSAVDQGKEIGQNIPMERFQGIEELNSILKKLASIMETMDVGGKKTNENSLAAKVNMDMKGTPSPVVNEKKGKKELSFDSSISPLTNKEKDKKEQSSGHLTSPLKANQEENTKKPSLSHLTSPLKTNKEQDMKEPKIKPSSKRLRKMATNIGDIMSSTAPPTIGMNKRQKKCQQEIPRTTLKGSQPVKKNANKKPAMECQQEMARTGLKESQPEKKNANEKPPIGMVQELILRFVFDTTLSVRDQLCNFGISYATRSDFMSLRKNGWVVGEIINAVALRKTLIQSKRDPDALWPSWYLPTYLALRFNSEEGRNNLILDLILCGENVIRNEVIRKAQEKYRNTRRII; encoded by the exons TCAATGAGTGAAATTCGTGCAAAGTGGAAAGCTTTAGGAGACAAAGCTAAACAAAAGTACATTGAAAAGGCTAAGCTAAGTTCCGAAGTGTACAAAGAGCAAAAGGTTAAGGTTGATCCTCAAGAAGATTCAAAG GAAACCTTTACTACAAGAACTCAACTTAAGACGGCATGTGATATTATACGCAATCTTGAATCGCAACAAGTGGAGAGTGTAAAGGCAATGGGATTTGGAGGTCTTTTGCGTTTGAAATGTACTAGGCTGGATAGAAAACTTTGTGAGCAGTTGGTTAGTAAATTTGATCCCGTATCACTTTGTTTATATGTGCATGGTAAGAGTCCCATAATTACACCATTAGATGTGCACCACATACTGGGATTGCCATGTGAAGGTAAAAGGGTGATCCTTAAAGGAAACCTTTCTGAAATACTTCCCTTGTGTGAGACACATTGTGTGGGTGCTCAAAGTTCAATTTCGTTGCGTCATTTGGAAAACTATGTAAGGAACACGAAAGACAACGATGATAATTTCAAGGTTGCATTTGTATTGTTCATTATGGGGGCTGTTCTCTGTCCAACGTCGGAATTGGGAGTCAATCGACGTTTTCTACATGCAGTAAAGGACGTGTCTTCTATTAGTGAATTAAATTGGAGCCAATTTGTGCTTGACTTTTTAGCCAAAGGCATACAAAAATACCAGGATGGACGAAAAGTGATCCGTGGCTGTATACTATTTCTAATG TTGTTCTATTTTGAACATTGCACGCCGGCCATAGATTTCATTTCTCCTTGTGCATGTCGGCCTTCACCTCGTCTCGTACAATGGGGAGATAAAGAGATTAGGGACAGGATACGCTGGCTTGATCAAAGCAGTTCTGGAAAG CTCAAAATCATTGTCGAGGATGGAGTTGGCAAGAGAGGGAGTGCCGTAGATCAAGGAAAGGAGATTGGCCAAAATATACCGATGGAGAGATTTCAAGGGATAGAAGAACTAAACAGTATTTTAAAGAAACTGGCGAGTATAATGGAAACAATGGATGTAGGGGGGAAGAAAACTAATGAGAATTCATTGGCGGCTAAAGTAAACATGGACATGAAAGGCACTCCTTCACCCGTTGTCAATGAGAAAAAAGGCAAGAAAGAGCTTTCATTTGATAGTTCGATATCTCCTTTGACAAATAAGGAAAAAGACAAGAAAGAACAATCTTCGGGTCATTTGACATCTCCTTTGAAGGCAAACcaagaagaaaatactaaaaagcCATCATTGAGTCATTTGACTTCTCCTTTGAAGACAAACAAGGAACAAGACATGAAGGAACCTAAAATTAAGCCTTCATCAAAGAGATTAAGAAAGATGGCCACTAATATTGGTGATATCATGTCTTCAACGGCTCCTCCAACTATTGGCATGAACAAGAGGCAAAAGAAATGCCAACAAGAAATACCTAGGACTACGTTGAAGGGATCTCAACCCGTGAAGAAAAATGCCAACAAG aaGCCTGCTATGGAATGCCAACAAGAAATGGCAAGGACTGGGTTGAAGGAATCTCAACCCGAGAAGAAAAATGCCAATGAG AAACCTCCTATAGGGATGGTACAAGAGTTGATCCTAAGATTTGTCTTTGACACAACGTTATCTGTAAG AGACCAACTTTGTAACTTTGGAATAAGCTATGCAACTCGCTCAGATTTTATGTCATTACGGAAGAATGGATGGGTTGTGGGTGAG ATCATAAATGCAGTTGCTTTGCGGAAAACTTTAATACAAAGTAAGAGAGACCCGGATGCATTATGGCCATCATGGTACTTGCCCACTTATTTAGCG TTGAGATTCAATTCTGAAGAGGGTAGGAACAACTTGATTTTGGACTTGATCCTTTGTGGCGAGAACGTAATCAGGAATGAAGTCATCCGAAAGGCTCAAGAAAAATACCGCAACACTAGAAGGATAATATGA
- the LOC131322026 gene encoding uncharacterized protein LOC131322026 isoform X1, producing the protein MVKEGRNAVPKHPSNGWIYFFQEQSKMTKKSSSKRMSMSEIRAKWKALGDKAKQKYIEKAKLSSEVYKEQKVKVDPQEDSKETFTTRTQLKTACDIIRNLESQQVESVKAMGFGGLLRLKCTRLDRKLCEQLVSKFDPVSLCLYVHGKSPIITPLDVHHILGLPCEGKRVILKGNLSEILPLCETHCVGAQSSISLRHLENYVRNTKDNDDNFKVAFVLFIMGAVLCPTSELGVNRRFLHAVKDVSSISELNWSQFVLDFLAKGIQKYQDGRKVIRGCILFLMLFYFEHCTPAIDFISPCACRPSPRLVQWGDKEIRDRIRWLDQSSSGKLKIIVEDGVGKRGSAVDQGKEIGQNIPMERFQGIEELNSILKKLASIMETMDVGGKKTNENSLAAKVNMDMKGTPSPVVNEKKGKKELSFDSSISPLTNKEKDKKEQSSGHLTSPLKANQEENTKKPSLSHLTSPLKTNKEQDMKEPKIKPSSKRLRKMATNIGDIMSSTAPPTIGMNKRQKKCQQEIPRTTLKGSQPVKKNANKKPAMECQQEMARTGLKESQPEKKNANEKPPIGMVQELILRFVFDTTLSVRDQLCNFGISYATRSDFMSLRKNGWVVGEIINAVALRKTLIQSKRDPDALWPSWYLPTYLASYALNGGINSRTWVKYYGGSSRYTGILESMERVYIPINENNIHWFMCVVNFKHANVYVLDSLPSLSKPKVQNEKVLRVLEYLDDVIQHLGNNGCVMKAHKLPIKRLKWLPVQEPGSDDCGVHTAKYFDLEQFNEEEAVKLRFNSEEGRNNLILDLILCGENVIRNEVIRKAQEKYRNTRRII; encoded by the exons TCAATGAGTGAAATTCGTGCAAAGTGGAAAGCTTTAGGAGACAAAGCTAAACAAAAGTACATTGAAAAGGCTAAGCTAAGTTCCGAAGTGTACAAAGAGCAAAAGGTTAAGGTTGATCCTCAAGAAGATTCAAAG GAAACCTTTACTACAAGAACTCAACTTAAGACGGCATGTGATATTATACGCAATCTTGAATCGCAACAAGTGGAGAGTGTAAAGGCAATGGGATTTGGAGGTCTTTTGCGTTTGAAATGTACTAGGCTGGATAGAAAACTTTGTGAGCAGTTGGTTAGTAAATTTGATCCCGTATCACTTTGTTTATATGTGCATGGTAAGAGTCCCATAATTACACCATTAGATGTGCACCACATACTGGGATTGCCATGTGAAGGTAAAAGGGTGATCCTTAAAGGAAACCTTTCTGAAATACTTCCCTTGTGTGAGACACATTGTGTGGGTGCTCAAAGTTCAATTTCGTTGCGTCATTTGGAAAACTATGTAAGGAACACGAAAGACAACGATGATAATTTCAAGGTTGCATTTGTATTGTTCATTATGGGGGCTGTTCTCTGTCCAACGTCGGAATTGGGAGTCAATCGACGTTTTCTACATGCAGTAAAGGACGTGTCTTCTATTAGTGAATTAAATTGGAGCCAATTTGTGCTTGACTTTTTAGCCAAAGGCATACAAAAATACCAGGATGGACGAAAAGTGATCCGTGGCTGTATACTATTTCTAATG TTGTTCTATTTTGAACATTGCACGCCGGCCATAGATTTCATTTCTCCTTGTGCATGTCGGCCTTCACCTCGTCTCGTACAATGGGGAGATAAAGAGATTAGGGACAGGATACGCTGGCTTGATCAAAGCAGTTCTGGAAAG CTCAAAATCATTGTCGAGGATGGAGTTGGCAAGAGAGGGAGTGCCGTAGATCAAGGAAAGGAGATTGGCCAAAATATACCGATGGAGAGATTTCAAGGGATAGAAGAACTAAACAGTATTTTAAAGAAACTGGCGAGTATAATGGAAACAATGGATGTAGGGGGGAAGAAAACTAATGAGAATTCATTGGCGGCTAAAGTAAACATGGACATGAAAGGCACTCCTTCACCCGTTGTCAATGAGAAAAAAGGCAAGAAAGAGCTTTCATTTGATAGTTCGATATCTCCTTTGACAAATAAGGAAAAAGACAAGAAAGAACAATCTTCGGGTCATTTGACATCTCCTTTGAAGGCAAACcaagaagaaaatactaaaaagcCATCATTGAGTCATTTGACTTCTCCTTTGAAGACAAACAAGGAACAAGACATGAAGGAACCTAAAATTAAGCCTTCATCAAAGAGATTAAGAAAGATGGCCACTAATATTGGTGATATCATGTCTTCAACGGCTCCTCCAACTATTGGCATGAACAAGAGGCAAAAGAAATGCCAACAAGAAATACCTAGGACTACGTTGAAGGGATCTCAACCCGTGAAGAAAAATGCCAACAAG aaGCCTGCTATGGAATGCCAACAAGAAATGGCAAGGACTGGGTTGAAGGAATCTCAACCCGAGAAGAAAAATGCCAATGAG AAACCTCCTATAGGGATGGTACAAGAGTTGATCCTAAGATTTGTCTTTGACACAACGTTATCTGTAAG AGACCAACTTTGTAACTTTGGAATAAGCTATGCAACTCGCTCAGATTTTATGTCATTACGGAAGAATGGATGGGTTGTGGGTGAG ATCATAAATGCAGTTGCTTTGCGGAAAACTTTAATACAAAGTAAGAGAGACCCGGATGCATTATGGCCATCATGGTACTTGCCCACTTATTTAGCG AGTTATGCTCTCAATGGTGGTATTAATTCCCGCACTTGGGTAAAGTATTATGGTGGATCTAGTCGATACACAGGAATACTCGAATCGATGGAACGGGTGTACATCCCAATCAATGAAAACAACATTCATTGGTTTATGTGTGTTGTAAACTTCAAACATGCAAATGTGTATGTACTTGATTCATTACCTTCTCTGAGCAAACCCAAAGTACAAAACGAGAAGGTCCTGCGTGTGCTTGAATATTTGGATGATGTAATTCAACACTTGGGGAATAATGGATGTGTCATGAAAGCCCATAAGCTACCAATTAAAAGACTGAAATGGCTTCCAGTTCAAGAACCAGGTAGCGATGATTGTGGTGTGCACACTGCCAAGTACTTTGATTTGGAGCAATTTAATGAGGAAGAAGCCGTTAAG TTGAGATTCAATTCTGAAGAGGGTAGGAACAACTTGATTTTGGACTTGATCCTTTGTGGCGAGAACGTAATCAGGAATGAAGTCATCCGAAAGGCTCAAGAAAAATACCGCAACACTAGAAGGATAATATGA
- the LOC131322026 gene encoding uncharacterized protein LOC131322026 isoform X5 yields MVKEGRNAVPKHPSNGWIYFFQEQSKMTKKSSSKRMSMSEIRAKWKALGDKAKQKYIEKAKLSSEVYKEQKVKVDPQEDSKETFTTRTQLKTACDIIRNLESQQVESVKAMGFGGLLRLKCTRLDRKLCEQLVSKFDPVSLCLYVHGKSPIITPLDVHHILGLPCEGKRVILKGNLSEILPLCETHCVGAQSSISLRHLENYVRNTKDNDDNFKVAFVLFIMGAVLCPTSELGVNRRFLHAVKDVSSISELNWSQFVLDFLAKGIQKYQDGRKVIRGCILFLMLFYFEHCTPAIDFISPCACRPSPRLVQWGDKEIRDRIRWLDQSSSGKKPAMECQQEMARTGLKESQPEKKNANEKPPIGMVQELILRFVFDTTLSVRDQLCNFGISYATRSDFMSLRKNGWVVGEIINAVALRKTLIQSKRDPDALWPSWYLPTYLASYALNGGINSRTWVKYYGGSSRYTGILESMERVYIPINENNIHWFMCVVNFKHANVYVLDSLPSLSKPKVQNEKVLRVLEYLDDVIQHLGNNGCVMKAHKLPIKRLKWLPVQEPGSDDCGVHTAKYFDLEQFNEEEAVKLRFNSEEGRNNLILDLILCGENVIRNEVIRKAQEKYRNTRRII; encoded by the exons TCAATGAGTGAAATTCGTGCAAAGTGGAAAGCTTTAGGAGACAAAGCTAAACAAAAGTACATTGAAAAGGCTAAGCTAAGTTCCGAAGTGTACAAAGAGCAAAAGGTTAAGGTTGATCCTCAAGAAGATTCAAAG GAAACCTTTACTACAAGAACTCAACTTAAGACGGCATGTGATATTATACGCAATCTTGAATCGCAACAAGTGGAGAGTGTAAAGGCAATGGGATTTGGAGGTCTTTTGCGTTTGAAATGTACTAGGCTGGATAGAAAACTTTGTGAGCAGTTGGTTAGTAAATTTGATCCCGTATCACTTTGTTTATATGTGCATGGTAAGAGTCCCATAATTACACCATTAGATGTGCACCACATACTGGGATTGCCATGTGAAGGTAAAAGGGTGATCCTTAAAGGAAACCTTTCTGAAATACTTCCCTTGTGTGAGACACATTGTGTGGGTGCTCAAAGTTCAATTTCGTTGCGTCATTTGGAAAACTATGTAAGGAACACGAAAGACAACGATGATAATTTCAAGGTTGCATTTGTATTGTTCATTATGGGGGCTGTTCTCTGTCCAACGTCGGAATTGGGAGTCAATCGACGTTTTCTACATGCAGTAAAGGACGTGTCTTCTATTAGTGAATTAAATTGGAGCCAATTTGTGCTTGACTTTTTAGCCAAAGGCATACAAAAATACCAGGATGGACGAAAAGTGATCCGTGGCTGTATACTATTTCTAATG TTGTTCTATTTTGAACATTGCACGCCGGCCATAGATTTCATTTCTCCTTGTGCATGTCGGCCTTCACCTCGTCTCGTACAATGGGGAGATAAAGAGATTAGGGACAGGATACGCTGGCTTGATCAAAGCAGTTCTGGAAAG aaGCCTGCTATGGAATGCCAACAAGAAATGGCAAGGACTGGGTTGAAGGAATCTCAACCCGAGAAGAAAAATGCCAATGAG AAACCTCCTATAGGGATGGTACAAGAGTTGATCCTAAGATTTGTCTTTGACACAACGTTATCTGTAAG AGACCAACTTTGTAACTTTGGAATAAGCTATGCAACTCGCTCAGATTTTATGTCATTACGGAAGAATGGATGGGTTGTGGGTGAG ATCATAAATGCAGTTGCTTTGCGGAAAACTTTAATACAAAGTAAGAGAGACCCGGATGCATTATGGCCATCATGGTACTTGCCCACTTATTTAGCG AGTTATGCTCTCAATGGTGGTATTAATTCCCGCACTTGGGTAAAGTATTATGGTGGATCTAGTCGATACACAGGAATACTCGAATCGATGGAACGGGTGTACATCCCAATCAATGAAAACAACATTCATTGGTTTATGTGTGTTGTAAACTTCAAACATGCAAATGTGTATGTACTTGATTCATTACCTTCTCTGAGCAAACCCAAAGTACAAAACGAGAAGGTCCTGCGTGTGCTTGAATATTTGGATGATGTAATTCAACACTTGGGGAATAATGGATGTGTCATGAAAGCCCATAAGCTACCAATTAAAAGACTGAAATGGCTTCCAGTTCAAGAACCAGGTAGCGATGATTGTGGTGTGCACACTGCCAAGTACTTTGATTTGGAGCAATTTAATGAGGAAGAAGCCGTTAAG TTGAGATTCAATTCTGAAGAGGGTAGGAACAACTTGATTTTGGACTTGATCCTTTGTGGCGAGAACGTAATCAGGAATGAAGTCATCCGAAAGGCTCAAGAAAAATACCGCAACACTAGAAGGATAATATGA
- the LOC131322026 gene encoding uncharacterized protein LOC131322026 isoform X3: MVKEGRNAVPKHPSNGWIYFFQEQSKMTKKSSSKRMETFTTRTQLKTACDIIRNLESQQVESVKAMGFGGLLRLKCTRLDRKLCEQLVSKFDPVSLCLYVHGKSPIITPLDVHHILGLPCEGKRVILKGNLSEILPLCETHCVGAQSSISLRHLENYVRNTKDNDDNFKVAFVLFIMGAVLCPTSELGVNRRFLHAVKDVSSISELNWSQFVLDFLAKGIQKYQDGRKVIRGCILFLMLFYFEHCTPAIDFISPCACRPSPRLVQWGDKEIRDRIRWLDQSSSGKLKIIVEDGVGKRGSAVDQGKEIGQNIPMERFQGIEELNSILKKLASIMETMDVGGKKTNENSLAAKVNMDMKGTPSPVVNEKKGKKELSFDSSISPLTNKEKDKKEQSSGHLTSPLKANQEENTKKPSLSHLTSPLKTNKEQDMKEPKIKPSSKRLRKMATNIGDIMSSTAPPTIGMNKRQKKCQQEIPRTTLKGSQPVKKNANKKPAMECQQEMARTGLKESQPEKKNANEKPPIGMVQELILRFVFDTTLSVRDQLCNFGISYATRSDFMSLRKNGWVVGEIINAVALRKTLIQSKRDPDALWPSWYLPTYLASYALNGGINSRTWVKYYGGSSRYTGILESMERVYIPINENNIHWFMCVVNFKHANVYVLDSLPSLSKPKVQNEKVLRVLEYLDDVIQHLGNNGCVMKAHKLPIKRLKWLPVQEPGSDDCGVHTAKYFDLEQFNEEEAVKLRFNSEEGRNNLILDLILCGENVIRNEVIRKAQEKYRNTRRII; this comes from the exons GAAACCTTTACTACAAGAACTCAACTTAAGACGGCATGTGATATTATACGCAATCTTGAATCGCAACAAGTGGAGAGTGTAAAGGCAATGGGATTTGGAGGTCTTTTGCGTTTGAAATGTACTAGGCTGGATAGAAAACTTTGTGAGCAGTTGGTTAGTAAATTTGATCCCGTATCACTTTGTTTATATGTGCATGGTAAGAGTCCCATAATTACACCATTAGATGTGCACCACATACTGGGATTGCCATGTGAAGGTAAAAGGGTGATCCTTAAAGGAAACCTTTCTGAAATACTTCCCTTGTGTGAGACACATTGTGTGGGTGCTCAAAGTTCAATTTCGTTGCGTCATTTGGAAAACTATGTAAGGAACACGAAAGACAACGATGATAATTTCAAGGTTGCATTTGTATTGTTCATTATGGGGGCTGTTCTCTGTCCAACGTCGGAATTGGGAGTCAATCGACGTTTTCTACATGCAGTAAAGGACGTGTCTTCTATTAGTGAATTAAATTGGAGCCAATTTGTGCTTGACTTTTTAGCCAAAGGCATACAAAAATACCAGGATGGACGAAAAGTGATCCGTGGCTGTATACTATTTCTAATG TTGTTCTATTTTGAACATTGCACGCCGGCCATAGATTTCATTTCTCCTTGTGCATGTCGGCCTTCACCTCGTCTCGTACAATGGGGAGATAAAGAGATTAGGGACAGGATACGCTGGCTTGATCAAAGCAGTTCTGGAAAG CTCAAAATCATTGTCGAGGATGGAGTTGGCAAGAGAGGGAGTGCCGTAGATCAAGGAAAGGAGATTGGCCAAAATATACCGATGGAGAGATTTCAAGGGATAGAAGAACTAAACAGTATTTTAAAGAAACTGGCGAGTATAATGGAAACAATGGATGTAGGGGGGAAGAAAACTAATGAGAATTCATTGGCGGCTAAAGTAAACATGGACATGAAAGGCACTCCTTCACCCGTTGTCAATGAGAAAAAAGGCAAGAAAGAGCTTTCATTTGATAGTTCGATATCTCCTTTGACAAATAAGGAAAAAGACAAGAAAGAACAATCTTCGGGTCATTTGACATCTCCTTTGAAGGCAAACcaagaagaaaatactaaaaagcCATCATTGAGTCATTTGACTTCTCCTTTGAAGACAAACAAGGAACAAGACATGAAGGAACCTAAAATTAAGCCTTCATCAAAGAGATTAAGAAAGATGGCCACTAATATTGGTGATATCATGTCTTCAACGGCTCCTCCAACTATTGGCATGAACAAGAGGCAAAAGAAATGCCAACAAGAAATACCTAGGACTACGTTGAAGGGATCTCAACCCGTGAAGAAAAATGCCAACAAG aaGCCTGCTATGGAATGCCAACAAGAAATGGCAAGGACTGGGTTGAAGGAATCTCAACCCGAGAAGAAAAATGCCAATGAG AAACCTCCTATAGGGATGGTACAAGAGTTGATCCTAAGATTTGTCTTTGACACAACGTTATCTGTAAG AGACCAACTTTGTAACTTTGGAATAAGCTATGCAACTCGCTCAGATTTTATGTCATTACGGAAGAATGGATGGGTTGTGGGTGAG ATCATAAATGCAGTTGCTTTGCGGAAAACTTTAATACAAAGTAAGAGAGACCCGGATGCATTATGGCCATCATGGTACTTGCCCACTTATTTAGCG AGTTATGCTCTCAATGGTGGTATTAATTCCCGCACTTGGGTAAAGTATTATGGTGGATCTAGTCGATACACAGGAATACTCGAATCGATGGAACGGGTGTACATCCCAATCAATGAAAACAACATTCATTGGTTTATGTGTGTTGTAAACTTCAAACATGCAAATGTGTATGTACTTGATTCATTACCTTCTCTGAGCAAACCCAAAGTACAAAACGAGAAGGTCCTGCGTGTGCTTGAATATTTGGATGATGTAATTCAACACTTGGGGAATAATGGATGTGTCATGAAAGCCCATAAGCTACCAATTAAAAGACTGAAATGGCTTCCAGTTCAAGAACCAGGTAGCGATGATTGTGGTGTGCACACTGCCAAGTACTTTGATTTGGAGCAATTTAATGAGGAAGAAGCCGTTAAG TTGAGATTCAATTCTGAAGAGGGTAGGAACAACTTGATTTTGGACTTGATCCTTTGTGGCGAGAACGTAATCAGGAATGAAGTCATCCGAAAGGCTCAAGAAAAATACCGCAACACTAGAAGGATAATATGA